From Halomicrobium salinisoli, the proteins below share one genomic window:
- a CDS encoding DUF7385 family protein, producing the protein MEDFEELVSSLTPREDNEAIRSYQNTTAVACPACEEPFDDMVVCKQEFTSLNLDVELDLCTTTDDGNVVLFTHKP; encoded by the coding sequence ATGGAGGACTTCGAGGAACTCGTCTCGTCGCTTACCCCGCGCGAGGACAACGAGGCAATCCGGTCGTACCAGAACACCACCGCCGTCGCCTGCCCGGCCTGCGAGGAGCCGTTCGACGACATGGTGGTCTGCAAGCAGGAGTTCACGTCGCTGAACCTCGACGTGGAACTGGACCTGTGCACGACGACCGACGACGGCAACGTGGTGCTGTTCACGCACAAGCCCTAG
- a CDS encoding nicotinate-nucleotide--dimethylbenzimidazole phosphoribosyltransferase: MTATRLVLAAGTTRTAAIDGLSAAGADSDLLAHTPAADAEIVEYGSPVRAPAVPQSPTGCLTPAVVTRAVRDRVDLPVTAVDAGLAEPTGAPTVTVGARPGDDIRESDPVPTAPGAMTAARQFGEALPDDEILLAETVPGGTTTALGVLRALGEAGAVSSSLPENPIERKREVVAEGLAASSLEPGDAADQPRRAVRRMGDPVLAVATGVALGALRSDTAVTLAGGTQMAAVAALLRHAGVEQRLPLSTTSYVADDESADLAASAERFDLDLTVTDPGFGDADHPAMARYAAGEAKEGVGMGGALALADRAGVPMAEVRERVAALAEELTDDSNEDEL; encoded by the coding sequence ATGACTGCCACCAGGCTCGTCCTCGCGGCGGGGACGACGCGGACGGCCGCGATCGACGGCCTCAGCGCTGCTGGCGCGGACTCCGACCTGCTCGCGCACACGCCGGCGGCCGACGCCGAGATCGTCGAGTACGGCTCCCCGGTTCGGGCACCGGCCGTCCCGCAGAGCCCGACGGGGTGTCTCACGCCGGCGGTCGTCACGCGGGCGGTCCGGGACCGCGTGGATCTGCCGGTCACCGCCGTCGACGCGGGGCTGGCGGAGCCCACCGGCGCGCCGACCGTGACCGTGGGCGCACGTCCGGGCGACGATATCAGGGAGTCCGATCCGGTCCCGACCGCGCCGGGCGCGATGACCGCCGCCCGCCAGTTCGGCGAGGCGCTGCCGGACGACGAGATACTGCTGGCCGAGACGGTCCCGGGCGGCACGACGACGGCGCTGGGCGTCCTCCGGGCGCTCGGCGAGGCGGGCGCGGTCTCCTCCTCGCTGCCGGAGAACCCCATCGAGCGCAAGCGCGAGGTGGTCGCGGAGGGGCTGGCCGCGAGCTCGCTCGAACCCGGCGATGCCGCCGACCAGCCCCGGCGAGCGGTGCGGCGGATGGGCGACCCGGTCCTCGCCGTGGCGACGGGCGTCGCGCTGGGCGCGCTCCGGTCGGACACCGCGGTCACGCTGGCCGGCGGGACCCAGATGGCCGCCGTGGCCGCGCTGCTGCGCCACGCCGGCGTCGAGCAGCGGCTGCCGCTCTCGACCACGAGCTACGTCGCCGACGACGAGTCCGCGGACCTCGCGGCCAGCGCTGAGCGGTTCGACCTCGATCTGACGGTGACCGACCCCGGCTTCGGCGACGCCGACCACCCCGCGATGGCCCGCTACGCCGCCGGCGAGGCCAAGGAGGGCGTCGGCATGGGCGGGGCGCTCGCCCTGGCCGACCGCGCGGGCGTACCGATGGCCGAGGTGCGCGAGCGCGTCGCAGCGCTGGCCGAGGAGTTGACTGACGACAGCAACGAGGACGAGCTGTGA
- a CDS encoding cobyrinic acid a,c-diamide synthase: MKGFVLGGTASGVGKTVASLAVIEALQREGNAVQPAKAGPDFIDPSHHAAVAGRPSRTLDLWLQGDDGARRNYWRGRGDVCVVEGVMGLYDGDASSTAAVAEALSLPVVLVVDAKAGMESVAATALGFREYADAAGRDVEVAGVLAQRAHGGRHADGIRDALPDGLDYLGRIPPSDDLEIPDRHLGLEMGRETPLDPDALAEAAEHVRTDRLLDLAEEPPRPESADPRDESAADGDRPTVAVASDAAFAFSYAATTERLRERADVRTFSPLAGDPLPPADGVYLPGGYPELHAAELAGSDALGELADRASEGLPVYGECGGMLALSESLTTAEGETHSMAGVLPADVEMRDRYQALDHVELRATRDAPTAATGEHLRGHEFHYSEAHLGSDARFAFDVVRGDGVDGERDGLLEYRTLGTYCHCHPESGAFDAFVDRL, translated from the coding sequence GTGAAGGGGTTCGTCCTCGGCGGGACGGCCTCCGGCGTCGGGAAGACGGTCGCGTCGCTGGCCGTGATCGAGGCGCTGCAGCGTGAAGGAAACGCGGTCCAGCCCGCCAAGGCCGGCCCGGACTTCATCGACCCGAGCCACCACGCGGCCGTCGCGGGCCGTCCCTCGCGGACGCTGGACCTGTGGCTTCAGGGCGACGACGGCGCCCGGCGCAACTACTGGCGGGGCCGAGGCGACGTCTGCGTCGTCGAGGGCGTGATGGGGCTGTACGACGGCGACGCATCCAGCACGGCCGCGGTCGCCGAGGCGCTTTCCCTCCCGGTCGTCCTCGTGGTCGACGCGAAGGCGGGCATGGAGAGCGTCGCCGCCACGGCGCTGGGCTTCCGGGAGTACGCCGACGCGGCGGGCCGGGACGTCGAGGTCGCGGGCGTCCTCGCACAGCGCGCCCACGGCGGCCGCCACGCCGATGGGATCCGGGACGCGCTGCCCGACGGGCTCGACTACCTCGGGCGGATCCCGCCCAGCGACGACCTGGAGATCCCCGACCGTCACCTCGGCCTGGAGATGGGCCGGGAGACGCCGCTGGATCCGGACGCGCTGGCCGAGGCCGCCGAGCACGTCCGGACCGACCGGCTGCTCGACCTGGCCGAGGAGCCGCCGCGGCCGGAGTCCGCCGATCCCCGGGACGAGAGCGCCGCTGACGGCGACCGACCGACCGTCGCCGTCGCGTCGGACGCGGCCTTCGCGTTCAGCTACGCGGCGACGACCGAGCGGCTGCGCGAGCGCGCGGACGTGCGCACGTTCTCGCCGCTGGCCGGCGACCCGCTGCCGCCGGCCGACGGCGTCTACCTCCCCGGCGGCTACCCCGAACTGCACGCCGCCGAACTCGCGGGCTCGGACGCGCTCGGCGAGCTCGCGGACCGCGCCAGCGAGGGCCTGCCCGTCTACGGCGAGTGCGGCGGGATGCTGGCGCTGAGCGAGTCGCTGACCACGGCCGAGGGGGAGACGCACTCGATGGCCGGCGTCCTCCCGGCCGACGTGGAGATGCGCGACCGCTACCAGGCGCTGGACCACGTCGAGCTCCGGGCGACGCGGGACGCGCCCACTGCCGCCACCGGCGAGCACCTGCGCGGCCACGAGTTCCACTACTCCGAGGCGCACCTGGGCAGCGACGCCCGCTTCGCCTTCGACGTGGTTCGGGGCGACGGCGTCGACGGCGAGCGCGACGGCCTCCTCGAGTACCGGACGCTGGGTACCTACTGTCACTGCCACCCGGAGAGCGGCGCGTTCGACGCCTTCGTCGACCGGTTGTGA
- the dacZ gene encoding diadenylate cyclase DacZ, with product MTELQALVEEFVADAEAVFLFSPSASLYERFEDCDEEVVVVGAENAIEAPSFVELPIEFTDLEGRVRFGIEGALERGFVEEDDEVLCVADAFGQAADTFVRVGTDEFSPSGVYDLFTNSRAEPAVIRDVVEVAVELGKKGQKGKPVGALFVVGDAGKVMNKSRPLSYNPFEKSHVHVGDPIVNVMLKEFSRLDGAFVISDAGKIVSAYRYLEPSAEGVDIPKGLGARHMAAGAISRDTNAVAIVLSESDGLVRAFKGGELILELDPEEY from the coding sequence ATGACCGAGCTGCAGGCGCTGGTCGAGGAGTTCGTCGCCGACGCGGAGGCCGTGTTCCTGTTCTCCCCGAGCGCGTCGCTGTACGAGCGGTTCGAGGACTGCGACGAGGAGGTAGTCGTCGTCGGAGCGGAGAACGCGATCGAGGCGCCCTCGTTCGTCGAGCTACCCATCGAGTTCACCGACCTCGAGGGCCGCGTCCGCTTCGGGATCGAGGGGGCGCTGGAGCGCGGCTTCGTCGAGGAGGACGACGAGGTGCTCTGCGTGGCCGACGCGTTCGGCCAGGCGGCGGACACGTTCGTCCGCGTCGGCACCGACGAGTTCTCCCCGTCCGGCGTCTACGACCTGTTCACCAACAGCCGGGCTGAGCCGGCGGTGATCCGCGACGTCGTCGAGGTGGCCGTCGAACTGGGCAAGAAGGGCCAGAAGGGCAAGCCAGTCGGCGCCCTGTTCGTCGTCGGCGACGCCGGGAAGGTGATGAACAAGTCCCGGCCGCTCTCCTACAACCCCTTCGAGAAGTCCCACGTCCACGTCGGCGACCCCATCGTCAACGTGATGCTCAAGGAGTTCTCCCGGCTGGACGGCGCCTTCGTCATCTCCGACGCGGGCAAGATCGTCTCGGCCTACCGCTACCTCGAACCCTCGGCCGAGGGGGTGGACATCCCGAAGGGACTTGGGGCCCGGCACATGGCGGCCGGCGCCATCTCGCGCGACACGAACGCCGTCGCGATCGTCCTCTCCGAGAGCGACGGGCTGGTGCGGGCGTTCAAGGGCGGCGAGCTGATCCTCGAACTGGATCCGGAGGAGTACTGA
- a CDS encoding mechanosensitive ion channel domain-containing protein — MQFDWADIIRRIFSRETAFTVSVAILVLGAFLGYFVWRWTRDLMRDAGVPDAVEGTPFERTARRFGTSTVGLVSNLAALFVYVGAVVLALNVSQLSDTALFWSRFTGFLPDLFIAAFALILGLIAGDKAKLVVSERLRSVKLPEAGLLPELVKYSIFFLALLIALDQLGVATGALLILLAAYVFGLVFLSGLAFKDLLSAGAAGVYLVLTQPYGIGDEVRVDGHRGIVQEVGMFVTHIESDEEEYIVPNNRVFASGVVRVRS, encoded by the coding sequence ATGCAGTTCGACTGGGCGGACATCATCCGGCGGATATTCTCCCGTGAGACGGCCTTCACCGTCTCCGTCGCCATCCTCGTCCTGGGCGCGTTTCTCGGCTACTTCGTCTGGCGGTGGACCCGCGACCTCATGCGGGACGCCGGCGTCCCGGACGCCGTCGAGGGCACCCCATTCGAGCGGACGGCTCGCCGGTTCGGGACGTCGACTGTCGGCCTCGTCTCGAACCTGGCGGCGCTGTTCGTCTACGTGGGCGCCGTGGTCCTCGCGCTCAACGTCTCCCAGCTGTCGGACACGGCCCTGTTCTGGTCGCGGTTCACCGGCTTCCTCCCGGACCTCTTCATCGCCGCCTTCGCCCTGATCCTCGGGCTGATCGCCGGCGACAAGGCCAAGCTCGTCGTCTCGGAGCGCCTGCGCAGCGTCAAGCTCCCCGAGGCGGGCCTGCTGCCGGAGCTGGTCAAGTACAGCATCTTCTTCCTCGCGCTCCTGATCGCGCTCGACCAGCTCGGCGTCGCCACGGGCGCGCTGCTGATCCTGCTTGCCGCCTACGTCTTCGGCCTCGTCTTCCTCTCCGGGCTGGCGTTCAAGGACCTGCTGTCCGCCGGCGCCGCCGGCGTCTACCTCGTGTTGACCCAGCCGTACGGCATCGGCGACGAGGTCCGTGTCGACGGCCACCGCGGCATCGTCCAGGAGGTCGGCATGTTCGTCACCCATATCGAGAGCGACGAGGAGGAGTACATCGTCCCGAACAACCGCGTGTTCGCCTCCGGCGTCGTCCGCGTCCGGAGCTGA
- a CDS encoding acyltransferase, which produces MTGSDRHERLERTATPGPLNSMQHWPEAKRPLRIVVNFLVVWLARYSPSLRAKTWLLRRVGATVGEGVSLGLTATPDVFWPELITIEDHAIVGYDATILCHEFLQDEYRTGEVVIGEGAMIGAGAVLLPGVEVGAGAQVGANAVVTRDVPPGATVAGIPAEPVDED; this is translated from the coding sequence GTGACCGGGTCGGATCGACACGAACGGCTCGAGCGGACCGCCACGCCGGGGCCGCTGAACTCGATGCAGCACTGGCCCGAGGCGAAGCGGCCGCTCCGGATCGTGGTCAACTTCCTCGTCGTCTGGCTCGCCCGCTACTCGCCGAGCCTCAGGGCGAAGACCTGGCTGCTCCGGCGGGTCGGCGCGACCGTCGGCGAGGGCGTCTCGCTGGGGCTGACCGCGACGCCCGACGTCTTCTGGCCGGAGCTGATCACCATCGAGGACCACGCCATCGTGGGCTACGACGCGACCATCCTCTGCCACGAGTTCCTGCAGGACGAGTACCGCACGGGCGAAGTCGTCATCGGCGAGGGGGCGATGATCGGCGCGGGGGCCGTCCTGCTCCCGGGCGTCGAGGTGGGCGCGGGCGCGCAGGTCGGCGCCAACGCGGTGGTCACGAGGGACGTACCCCCCGGGGCGACCGTGGCCGGTATCCCGGCGGAGCCGGTCGACGAGGACTGA
- a CDS encoding TrkH family potassium uptake protein, whose amino-acid sequence MTSIDVRTTVSILGAVLRWYAVPFLAPIAVALLYGESPVPYAAPMLGTLALGVGLERFERENLQEREAFLVVSLSWLSVGLIGAVPLVIEGTGVFASPVNAAFEGMSGITTTGATVIRDFGVHSRALLMWRQVLQWLGGLGVLLLATAVLSRLSVAGAQLMESEARTDSTRLTPKIEDTAQIIGGIYAGLTALAALVLFALGITGLAPEMTAYDAVAHALTSVATAGFSPRAESVGAFVPVVHWVVVVFMTLGATSFVLLYALLRRDFARLRESEEFRFYVGVLGAASLLVAGLLLTDSNYAGGPWAAVRQSVFQVTSIVTTTGYATVDFNTWSPAAKQVLFMCMFIGGMVGSTTCSIKALRWLIVLKAFGRDLSVASHRSAVRAVRLSGEVVDEETIRDVYAYTLVALVFFLLATVLIVADGARANQPVSEFEALTAAASTFFNIGPAFGRAGPYGTYEGFARSSKVLMTLLMWVGRIEIIPVLVLLTPNFWR is encoded by the coding sequence GTGACCTCCATCGACGTCCGGACGACGGTGAGCATCCTCGGGGCGGTGCTCCGCTGGTACGCCGTCCCGTTCCTGGCACCCATCGCGGTCGCGCTGCTGTACGGCGAGTCGCCGGTCCCGTACGCGGCCCCGATGCTCGGGACGCTCGCCCTCGGCGTCGGCCTGGAGCGGTTCGAGCGCGAGAACCTCCAGGAGCGGGAGGCCTTCCTCGTGGTCTCGCTGTCGTGGCTGAGCGTCGGTCTGATCGGCGCCGTCCCGCTGGTCATCGAGGGGACCGGGGTGTTCGCCTCGCCGGTCAACGCGGCCTTCGAGGGCATGAGCGGGATCACGACGACGGGCGCGACGGTCATCCGCGACTTCGGCGTCCACTCCCGGGCGCTGCTCATGTGGCGGCAGGTCCTCCAGTGGCTCGGCGGCCTGGGCGTCCTGCTGCTGGCGACGGCGGTGCTCTCGCGGCTCTCCGTCGCGGGCGCGCAGCTGATGGAGTCGGAGGCCCGCACCGACTCGACGCGGCTGACGCCGAAGATCGAGGACACCGCGCAGATCATCGGCGGCATCTACGCCGGGCTGACCGCGCTGGCCGCGCTCGTGCTGTTCGCGCTCGGGATTACCGGGCTCGCGCCGGAGATGACCGCCTACGACGCCGTCGCGCACGCGCTGACGTCGGTGGCGACCGCCGGCTTCTCCCCCCGGGCGGAGAGCGTCGGTGCCTTCGTGCCGGTCGTCCACTGGGTCGTCGTGGTGTTCATGACACTGGGCGCGACGAGCTTCGTCCTGCTGTACGCCCTGCTCAGGCGGGACTTCGCCCGCCTGCGCGAGAGCGAGGAGTTCCGCTTCTACGTCGGCGTCCTCGGGGCCGCGAGCCTGCTGGTGGCCGGCCTGCTCCTCACGGACTCCAACTACGCGGGCGGTCCGTGGGCGGCGGTCCGCCAGAGCGTCTTCCAGGTCACTTCCATCGTGACGACCACGGGCTACGCGACGGTCGACTTCAACACGTGGTCGCCGGCGGCCAAGCAGGTGCTGTTCATGTGCATGTTCATCGGCGGGATGGTCGGGTCGACGACCTGCTCGATCAAGGCGCTGCGGTGGCTGATCGTCCTGAAGGCGTTCGGCCGGGACCTGTCGGTGGCCTCCCACCGCAGCGCCGTCCGCGCGGTCCGCCTGAGCGGCGAGGTGGTCGACGAGGAGACGATTCGCGACGTGTACGCCTACACCCTCGTCGCACTGGTTTTCTTCCTGCTGGCGACGGTGCTGATCGTAGCCGACGGCGCGCGGGCGAACCAGCCGGTCTCGGAGTTCGAAGCGCTGACCGCGGCGGCGTCGACGTTTTTCAACATCGGCCCGGCGTTCGGCCGGGCCGGCCCCTACGGCACGTACGAGGGGTTCGCGCGGTCGAGCAAGGTGCTGATGACGCTGTTGATGTGGGTCGGGCGCATCGAGATCATCCCCGTGCTCGTGTTGCTCACGCCGAACTTCTGGCGGTGA
- a CDS encoding GNAT family N-acetyltransferase: MAKSQHDTTTSATAVTVRPFDGDRAGFLELYEDVWGRSRAGDWFDWRFRSNPAADAVGMVVAEADGRLVGAEPCLPFALRAGEQRLGGLQPADWIVHPDYRRQGVFSRMTRRWIEDVADADLFFNFPSAALLPGLDSYGWRTAGTLRTCYRLQRPGAIADALGVNAACTGLLRRLTPVADRCLALVSSAGERGPQRVVGRDGVPVDVLVDLYERSVPDAVHVERSAAYLSWRYDNPCWDVTTYVARRDGEPTAALIACRRSIPAVEKTTIADALPLNVADERTRAGFEACLAALCRDHADAAVLDVAADTLPRGMLSAAGFAPDDRFPLSACTDATTFATRPIDATVLPGRALDETENWHLSLGERDIA; encoded by the coding sequence GTGGCCAAGTCCCAGCACGACACGACGACGTCAGCGACCGCCGTCACGGTCAGACCGTTCGACGGGGACCGCGCCGGGTTCCTGGAACTGTACGAGGACGTGTGGGGGCGGTCCCGCGCCGGGGACTGGTTCGACTGGCGGTTCCGGTCGAACCCCGCGGCCGACGCCGTCGGAATGGTCGTCGCCGAGGCGGACGGCCGGCTGGTCGGCGCGGAGCCGTGCCTCCCGTTCGCCCTCCGCGCCGGGGAGCAGCGGCTGGGCGGCCTCCAGCCCGCCGACTGGATCGTCCACCCGGACTACCGCCGGCAGGGCGTGTTCAGCCGGATGACCCGCCGATGGATCGAGGACGTCGCCGACGCCGACCTGTTCTTCAACTTCCCGTCGGCGGCGCTGCTGCCGGGGCTGGACTCGTACGGGTGGCGCACCGCCGGGACGCTCCGGACCTGCTACCGGCTCCAGCGGCCCGGCGCCATCGCCGATGCACTCGGCGTGAACGCGGCCTGCACCGGGCTGCTCCGTCGCCTCACCCCCGTCGCCGACCGGTGTCTCGCCCTCGTCTCGTCTGCGGGCGAGCGCGGACCCCAGCGGGTGGTCGGCCGCGACGGCGTGCCCGTCGACGTCCTCGTCGACCTCTACGAGCGGTCGGTCCCGGACGCCGTCCACGTCGAGCGCTCCGCGGCGTACCTGTCCTGGCGCTACGACAACCCCTGCTGGGACGTGACGACCTACGTCGCGCGGCGGGACGGGGAGCCGACGGCCGCGCTGATCGCCTGCCGGCGCTCGATTCCGGCCGTGGAGAAGACGACGATCGCCGACGCACTCCCGCTGAACGTCGCCGACGAGCGGACGCGCGCCGGGTTCGAGGCGTGCCTGGCGGCGCTGTGCCGGGACCACGCTGACGCCGCCGTCCTCGACGTCGCGGCGGATACGCTCCCGCGAGGGATGCTGTCGGCGGCGGGGTTCGCGCCCGACGACCGGTTCCCGCTCTCCGCGTGTACCGACGCGACGACGTTCGCCACTCGACCGATCGACGCGACGGTACTGCCGGGCCGTGCACTCGACGAGACGGAGAACTGGCACCTCTCGCTGGGCGAGCGCGACATCGCCTGA
- the purD gene encoding phosphoribosylamine--glycine ligase: MVETVLLVGGGGREHAIARALADSDADLYACAGNRNPGIAAVAEGFETLDSTNPTAVTTYAQEVDATLAVIGPEAALEAGVADALDDAGIYTFGPQEEEARIETDKAFQRRFMKEHDVPGCPDFETFEDMEAACEYVDDYDGDLAIKPAGLTGGKGVRVTGDQITKEEAKEYLRESDYERVVLEERLIGEEFTVQAFVANGELRATPAVQDHKRAYEGDEGPNTGGMGSYSDAGLELPFMSEDDYMEAVDVLRATVDALEGYKGVLYGQFMLTAEGVKVVEFNARFGDPEAMNTLPVLNTDFLDVLVAAREGDSLPKLSFAPKATVCKYAVPDGYPTDPEAGAEVAVDDESVDEAAAGVEGGEGILYYASVDERSDGIYTTTSRSFAVVGVADTIADAETIADDALAGAGEQGLRVRHDIGTADLVQQRIDHVAELRSD, translated from the coding sequence ATGGTAGAGACTGTGCTGCTCGTCGGTGGGGGCGGTCGGGAACACGCCATCGCCCGCGCGCTCGCCGACTCGGACGCGGACCTGTACGCGTGTGCCGGCAACCGCAACCCCGGCATCGCGGCCGTCGCGGAGGGCTTCGAGACGCTGGACTCGACCAATCCGACGGCGGTCACCACCTACGCTCAGGAGGTCGACGCGACGCTGGCGGTCATCGGTCCGGAGGCCGCCCTGGAGGCCGGCGTGGCCGACGCGCTGGACGACGCCGGCATCTACACCTTCGGCCCGCAGGAGGAGGAGGCCCGCATCGAGACGGACAAGGCCTTCCAGCGGCGATTCATGAAAGAACACGACGTCCCGGGCTGTCCGGACTTCGAGACGTTCGAGGACATGGAGGCGGCCTGCGAGTACGTCGACGACTACGACGGCGACCTCGCGATCAAGCCGGCCGGACTGACCGGCGGCAAGGGCGTCCGCGTCACGGGCGACCAGATCACCAAGGAGGAGGCCAAGGAGTACCTCCGCGAGTCCGACTACGAGCGGGTCGTCCTCGAGGAGCGCCTGATCGGCGAGGAGTTCACCGTCCAGGCGTTCGTCGCCAACGGCGAGCTGCGGGCGACGCCGGCCGTCCAGGACCACAAGCGCGCCTACGAGGGCGACGAGGGTCCGAACACGGGCGGCATGGGCAGCTACTCCGACGCCGGCCTCGAGCTGCCGTTCATGAGCGAGGACGACTACATGGAGGCCGTCGACGTCCTCCGGGCGACGGTCGACGCCCTCGAGGGCTACAAGGGCGTCCTCTACGGGCAGTTCATGCTCACCGCGGAGGGCGTGAAGGTCGTCGAGTTCAACGCCCGCTTCGGCGACCCCGAGGCGATGAACACACTGCCCGTGCTCAACACGGACTTCCTCGACGTGCTCGTGGCGGCCCGCGAGGGCGACTCGCTGCCGAAGCTCTCCTTCGCCCCGAAGGCCACCGTCTGCAAGTACGCCGTCCCGGACGGCTACCCGACCGACCCCGAGGCGGGCGCGGAGGTGGCCGTCGACGACGAGAGCGTCGACGAGGCCGCCGCGGGCGTCGAGGGCGGCGAGGGCATCCTCTACTACGCCAGCGTCGACGAGCGGTCGGACGGCATCTACACGACGACCTCTCGCTCCTTCGCCGTCGTGGGCGTCGCCGACACCATCGCCGACGCGGAGACCATCGCCGACGACGCGCTGGCCGGCGCCGGCGAGCAGGGCCTGCGCGTGCGCCACGACATCGGCACGGCCGACCTGGTCCAGCAGCGGATCGATCACGTGGCCGAGCTGCGCAGCGACTGA
- a CDS encoding thioredoxin domain-containing protein: protein MSDDPDPTERNRLDEEESPYLRQHADNPVNWQPWDEQALEAAREENKPIFLSIGYAACHWCHVMEEESFQDEDVAEVLNEHFVPIKVDREERPDLDSVYMSICQQVTGRGGWPLSAWLTPEGKPFYVGTYFPPEQKRGMPAFGDLLEDIANSWSDPEDREEMKNRAEQWTSAIESDLSQPSPSTDGETPGPDVLETATSTAVRGADREHGGWGGGGGPKFPQPGRLQFLALAAERDGREDARAVVTETLDAMVSGGLFDHVGGGFHRYCTDQQWVVPHFEKMLYDNAEIARALLTGYQLTGSEEYAEAAARTFEFVGRELTHDEGGFYSTLGAQSPSFDDADGEAGEDEEGAFYVWTPEQVEAAVEDETDAALFRDRFGVTERGNFEGSTVLTISETVADLAEEHGLDESEVEQRLERAREQVFQARTERPRPDRDEKVLAGWNGLMISALAEGAVVLDDAYAEQAADALSFVREHLWNEDEGTLKRRYKDGDVRIDGYLEDYAFLARAALDLYQATGEVDHLAFALDLARAIEREFWDEEDETLYFTAESGESLVARPQELTDQSTPSSAGVAVQTLFALDHFADHDRFAGIAEGVLATHANDIEASPMQHASLVVAADRYHEGDLELTLVAEDVPAEWRETLADTYVPGRLLAWRPADDAELDEWLDVLGLDEAPPIWADRGTRDGEPTVYACRNFACSPPDHEVASALDWAAEEA, encoded by the coding sequence ATGAGCGACGATCCGGACCCCACCGAGCGCAACCGGCTCGACGAGGAGGAGAGCCCGTACCTGCGCCAGCACGCCGACAACCCGGTCAACTGGCAGCCCTGGGACGAGCAGGCCCTGGAGGCCGCCCGCGAGGAGAACAAGCCGATCTTCCTCTCCATCGGGTACGCCGCCTGCCACTGGTGTCACGTCATGGAGGAGGAGAGCTTCCAGGACGAGGACGTCGCCGAGGTCCTCAACGAGCACTTCGTCCCGATCAAGGTCGACCGCGAGGAGCGGCCGGACCTCGACTCCGTGTACATGAGCATCTGCCAGCAGGTGACCGGCCGCGGCGGGTGGCCGCTCTCGGCGTGGCTCACGCCCGAGGGCAAGCCCTTCTACGTCGGGACGTACTTCCCGCCCGAACAGAAGCGCGGCATGCCCGCGTTCGGGGACCTGCTCGAGGATATCGCGAACTCCTGGTCGGACCCCGAGGACCGCGAGGAGATGAAGAACCGCGCCGAGCAGTGGACCAGCGCCATCGAGAGCGACCTGAGCCAGCCCTCGCCGTCGACCGACGGGGAGACGCCCGGCCCGGACGTCCTCGAGACGGCGACGAGCACCGCCGTCCGCGGCGCCGACCGCGAGCACGGCGGCTGGGGCGGCGGTGGCGGCCCGAAGTTCCCCCAGCCCGGTCGCCTCCAGTTCCTCGCCCTGGCCGCAGAGCGCGACGGCCGCGAGGACGCCCGGGCGGTCGTCACCGAGACGCTCGACGCGATGGTCTCCGGCGGCCTGTTCGACCACGTCGGCGGGGGCTTCCACCGCTACTGCACCGACCAGCAGTGGGTCGTCCCCCACTTCGAGAAGATGCTCTACGACAACGCCGAGATCGCGCGCGCGCTGCTGACGGGCTACCAGCTGACCGGAAGCGAAGAGTACGCCGAGGCCGCCGCCCGGACCTTCGAGTTCGTCGGACGGGAACTGACCCACGACGAGGGCGGCTTCTACAGCACGCTGGGGGCGCAGAGCCCGTCGTTCGACGACGCGGACGGCGAGGCGGGCGAGGACGAGGAGGGCGCCTTCTACGTCTGGACGCCCGAGCAGGTCGAGGCGGCGGTCGAGGACGAGACCGACGCCGCCCTCTTCCGCGACCGCTTCGGCGTGACCGAGCGGGGCAACTTCGAGGGGAGCACGGTGCTGACGATCAGCGAGACCGTCGCGGACCTCGCCGAGGAGCACGGCCTCGACGAGAGCGAGGTCGAACAGCGCCTCGAACGCGCCCGCGAGCAGGTCTTCCAGGCCCGTACCGAGCGCCCGCGGCCCGACCGCGACGAGAAGGTCCTTGCCGGCTGGAACGGCCTCATGATCTCCGCGCTGGCCGAGGGCGCCGTCGTCCTCGACGACGCGTACGCCGAGCAGGCCGCCGACGCGCTCTCGTTCGTGCGCGAGCACCTCTGGAACGAGGACGAGGGGACGCTCAAGCGGCGCTATAAGGACGGGGACGTCCGCATCGACGGCTACCTCGAGGACTACGCCTTCCTCGCGCGGGCCGCGTTAGACCTCTACCAGGCGACCGGCGAGGTCGACCACCTGGCGTTCGCGCTGGACCTCGCCCGCGCCATCGAGCGGGAGTTCTGGGACGAGGAGGACGAGACGCTGTACTTCACCGCCGAGAGCGGCGAGTCGCTCGTCGCCCGACCGCAAGAGCTGACCGACCAGTCGACCCCCTCCAGCGCCGGGGTCGCCGTCCAGACGCTCTTCGCGCTGGACCACTTCGCCGACCACGACCGCTTCGCCGGGATCGCCGAGGGCGTCCTGGCGACCCACGCCAACGACATCGAGGCCAGTCCGATGCAGCACGCCTCGCTCGTCGTCGCCGCCGACCGGTACCACGAGGGCGACCTCGAACTGACGCTGGTCGCCGAGGACGTCCCCGCCGAGTGGCGGGAAACGCTTGCCGACACCTACGTCCCCGGACGCCTGCTGGCCTGGCGGCCGGCCGACGACGCCGAACTGGACGAGTGGCTCGACGTCCTCGGCCTGGACGAGGCGCCGCCTATCTGGGCCGACCGCGGCACGCGCGACGGCGAGCCGACGGTCTACGCCTGCCGGAATTTCGCCTGCTCGCCGCCGGACCACGAGGTGGCGAGCGCGCTGGACTGGGCCGCGGAAGAAGCGTAG